GTTGGCCATGGCGGTGGAACGTCCGCAGATCGGTTGGAGGAGATAGAGCACCTGAGCGCCAACGGGCGCAAGGGGAGATACCGCCTCGAGAACGGCCGCGGCGGTCATCCCCCCGCCCGTCTGGTGCAGCCACCGCAACCAGGTGGGCATCAGAGGCGAAACAGGGTCCATCGCGCGCAGTATAGCATAACGACCCGGCCCAGGCCACTCGCCGTACCCCTGGCGCAAGCTCGGCGGCAGCGGCCACTTCTTCGGCTGACGGGCGGGCTCGGCGGCCGACCCTGGCTCGAGGGACCGGGATGGGGCGCGCTATAATCCAGCACGCGTGTTCGAGGCTGGCAGCGTGAGTCTGGACCTAGCGAAACTCCTCTCGCAGGTGAACCAACTCGGGGAAGAAACCGCCCGGCGGCAGTCCGAACGCGCCGCCTCGGTGCCCCAAGCCCAGTCCGCCTTGCGGCAGGCGGCCGAGCTCGAAAGCGATCTCGTCCTGCAGCGCATCCAGCAAGCCGGCGATCGCTGGCGAGGCGCGGCCCCTGGCCCAGAACGCTGGCAGGTCAGCCACCCTCCGCCGCCCCTGCCGCCGCGCTGGCACGCCATCGGCGCCGATGGTTCTCAGGTATACCCCGACCGCCACGCGGCGGCCCAGTTCTCCCTGGTGAACGTCGGCAGTTTGCGTCTTACCCACGGCAGCGGCGAGCCGCCCGTGGTCAGCAGCCAGCCCCGGCTGTTCTTCCGGGAGACCGAGCTGACCACCTCCCAGGGAGAGGCGATCGACCCCGGCCTGGTGAACGGACTGCGAGACGTCGCCGAGATGGCCGAACTGGCGCAGCTCGCCGACCAAACCCGCCCGGAACCGACCCTGGCGCTGTTGGACAACGGGCTGCTGCTGTGGATCGCTATCCAGGAGATCGTTCACCGCCCCCAGGAGGTCGATGAACTCCTGGCCCGATACCTCGAGGAACTCACCCGCCTGCGTTCTTCGGATGCTGCTCTGGCCGGATTCATTGACCGGCCGCGGGGCACCAACCTGATGCGGCTGGTTGAGCTGTGTATGCTGCCGGAGGGACAGGTCAATCCTGAGACCGCCCGCATCCGCCGCTTC
This genomic interval from Anaerolineales bacterium contains the following:
- a CDS encoding DNA double-strand break repair nuclease NurA — translated: MSLDLAKLLSQVNQLGEETARRQSERAASVPQAQSALRQAAELESDLVLQRIQQAGDRWRGAAPGPERWQVSHPPPPLPPRWHAIGADGSQVYPDRHAAAQFSLVNVGSLRLTHGSGEPPVVSSQPRLFFRETELTTSQGEAIDPGLVNGLRDVAEMAELAQLADQTRPEPTLALLDNGLLLWIAIQEIVHRPQEVDELLARYLEELTRLRSSDAALAGFIDRPRGTNLMRLVELCMLPEGQVNPETARIRRFPNLVDRDLMHALLPEGHRSALFSVVSPLNAGFESHGHGVHFFYLNTGYDGQIARVEVPAWVADDPIRLGWVHAGILEECRLTGIPYVLVRAHELAVVTQEDRKALESLIASALLRQGIEPRISQKSTTKRWTAARRRHRL